The genomic region CTGCACATCGAGTCGACGACCTACTCGCTCGACGACGCCGCGCAGGCGTACCGCGACCTGCACGAGGGCAAGATCCGCGGCCGCGCGGTCATCGTTCCCTGACGACCTGGGTCCCTGACGCTCGCGAGGCTGTAACCTCGCAGCGAAAGTGCGAGAGCGGACCTGCGTGGTTGCAGGTTCGCGGAGGGATCGCGGGCGTACCCGCGGACGTATTAAGCCTCGGCGGCCTTCTTGATCGCCGCCAGCGTCGCCGGGATCCCGGTGCGCGCGGCCTCCCGGCGGTCGGCGATCTGCGCGTCGGCCTGGTCGCCGTACTTCTCGCGGAAACCCTCGACACCCTTGGGCCGCAGCTCCCAGTGCTCGGTGAGGATGGTGCCGCCGTCGGCCGGTTCGAACGTGTAACCCCAGTACACCCAGCCGTTGGCGACCTCCCAGGCGAACTCGCGTCCCGGTTCGGCGGCCACCACCTGCGACCGCGTCTCCCACGTCCGCTCCGGGGTGACGTTGCGGCCGGTGAACCACGCCCCGACGCGCGGGCCGTCGCCCTCGTCCCACCAGCAGGCGCGGCAGATCGGGCTCCACTCCCCCATCCGCGTCACGTCCGAGATCATCTCGTACAGCTTCTCCGGCGGGGCCGCCACAAAAATCGACTCCGACATCTTCAGATCGCTCACAAATCCAGTGTGTCAAGGCGATAAGTTGAGACGCGTTCCGGGCAGGTCCGGGCGGGAAGGACAACTGGATGAGCAACGGGCGCACCGCGGTGGTGATCGGCGCGGCGTCGGGAATCGGATGGGCGACCGCACGCGCCCTGGCCGCCGACGGGGATCAGGTCACCCTCGCCGACCGCAACCTCGACGGCGCCCGCGAGAACGCCGCCGAACTCGGCGACCCGCACCGCGCCGCGCACGTCGAGGTCACCGACGAGGCGTCGGTGGAATCGTTGTTCGCACAGACCGGTCCGGTCGACGTGGTGGTCAACTGCGCCGGGTTCAGCCACCTCGGGCTGATCGTCGACATGCCGGTCGAGCACTTCCGCGAGGTCATCGACGTCTGCCTCAACGGCGCGTTCATCGTCGCCAAGCACGCCGGGCGCGCCCTGCGCGAGGGCGGCTCGCTAGTGTCGATCAGCTCGCTCAACGGCCGCCAGCCCGCGGCCGGGATGAGCGCCTACTGCGCGGCGAAGGCCGGGCTGTCGATGCTGACCCAGGTGGCCGCACTCGAGCTCGGGCCGCGCGGCATCCGGGTCAACGCCGTCGCACCGGGATTCGTGCACACCCCGCTGACCGAGGCAGCCTCCTCGATCCCCGGCGTCGTCGAGGAGTACGTCGAGAACACCGCGCTGGGCCGGGCCGGCACACCCGAGGACATCGCCGAGGCGGTGGTGTTCTTGACCAGGGCCTCGTGGCTGACCGGCGAGGTGCTCGACATCAACGGCGGCGCCCACCTGAAGCGCTACCCCGACATCCCCGGTCACGTGATGAGGCTTGTCGAGCAATGAGTTTCACGGGTAAGACGGCGATCGTCACCGGCGCCGGTTCGGGTATCGGCGCCGCGCTGTGCCGGGCGCTGACCTCGGCGGGGGCCGAGGTCCTGGTCACCGACGTCGACGCCGACGCCGCCGAACGCACCGCCGCGGCTCTGGGCCGCAACGCCAGGGCAGCGCGCCTGGACGTCACCGACGCCGACGCGGTACAG from Mycolicibacterium phlei harbors:
- a CDS encoding SRPBCC family protein, giving the protein MSESIFVAAPPEKLYEMISDVTRMGEWSPICRACWWDEGDGPRVGAWFTGRNVTPERTWETRSQVVAAEPGREFAWEVANGWVYWGYTFEPADGGTILTEHWELRPKGVEGFREKYGDQADAQIADRREAARTGIPATLAAIKKAAEA
- a CDS encoding SDR family NAD(P)-dependent oxidoreductase produces the protein MSNGRTAVVIGAASGIGWATARALAADGDQVTLADRNLDGARENAAELGDPHRAAHVEVTDEASVESLFAQTGPVDVVVNCAGFSHLGLIVDMPVEHFREVIDVCLNGAFIVAKHAGRALREGGSLVSISSLNGRQPAAGMSAYCAAKAGLSMLTQVAALELGPRGIRVNAVAPGFVHTPLTEAASSIPGVVEEYVENTALGRAGTPEDIAEAVVFLTRASWLTGEVLDINGGAHLKRYPDIPGHVMRLVEQ